One Paraburkholderia sp. IMGN_8 DNA window includes the following coding sequences:
- the cheZ gene encoding protein phosphatase CheZ, with translation MNLPTNAQGAEAVHESGDFASDRILARIGQLTRTLRDSMRELGLDKHVERAAEAVPDARDRLKYIANMTEQAAERVLSSIDIAKPIQEQLRLDAGELDARWEKWYAAPIEREEVRALMNDTRTFLRGVPEAATATNSQLMEIMLAQDFQDLTGQVIKKITEVVYLIEQQLLGVLVENIALERREQFAATAAALAAEPSSTGSPEHLLNGPQINPEGKTDVVQDQSQVDDLLASLGF, from the coding sequence GTGAATCTGCCGACCAACGCGCAAGGGGCCGAAGCGGTCCACGAGAGCGGCGACTTCGCGTCCGACCGCATCCTCGCCCGCATCGGCCAGTTGACACGGACGCTGCGCGACTCGATGCGTGAGCTCGGGCTCGACAAGCATGTCGAGCGCGCGGCGGAAGCCGTACCCGATGCTCGCGACCGTCTGAAGTACATCGCGAACATGACCGAGCAGGCCGCCGAGCGCGTGCTGTCCTCGATCGACATCGCCAAGCCGATCCAGGAGCAGTTGCGCCTGGACGCGGGCGAGCTCGATGCGCGCTGGGAAAAGTGGTACGCCGCGCCGATCGAGCGCGAAGAAGTGCGCGCGCTGATGAACGACACGCGTACCTTCTTGCGCGGCGTGCCGGAGGCTGCTACCGCGACCAACTCGCAGCTGATGGAAATCATGCTGGCGCAGGACTTCCAGGATCTGACCGGCCAGGTCATCAAGAAGATCACGGAGGTCGTGTACCTGATCGAGCAGCAATTGCTCGGCGTGCTGGTCGAGAACATCGCGCTTGAGCGGCGCGAGCAGTTCGCGGCGACCGCGGCGGCGCTGGCGGCCGAGCCGTCGTCGACTGGCAGCCCCGAACACCTGCTGAACGGTCCGCAGATCAATCCGGAAGGCAAAACGGACGTGGTGCAGGACCAGTCGCAGGTCGACGATCTGCTGGCGAGCCTCGGGTTCTAA